In Xanthomonas campestris pv. phormiicola, the DNA window CTCCCCGTTCCAGTTTCCCCTGATCGCGATCCTGCGCGGCCTCACCCCCGACGACGCGCTGGACCATGTCGGCGCGCTGGCCGAGGCCGGCTACGACGCGATCGAGATCCCGCTCAACTCGCCGCGCTGGGCCGACAGCATCGGCGCGGCCGTGCAGGCGTTCGGCCAGCGTTGCTGGATCGGCGGCGGCACCGTGCTGAAGATCGCCGACGTCGATGTCCTCGCCGATCTCGGCGCGCGCTTCATCGTCACCCCGAACACGCGGCCGCCGGTGATCCGCCACGCGGTCGCGCGCGGCCTGCAGGTGGTGGCCGGCTTCGCCACCGCCACCGAAGCGTTCGACGCGCTCGACGCCGGCGCGCAGATGCTCAAGCTGTTCCCGGCCGCCAGCTACGGCCCCGGCCACCTGCGCGCGTTGCGCGCGGTGCTGCCGCCGACGCTGCCGCTGTTCGTGGTCGGCGGGGTCAGCACCGACACCCTGCGCGACTACCTGGCCGCCGGCGCGATCGGCGCCGGCATCGGCGGCGAACTGTACCGGCCCGGCCAGGCGCTCGCGCAGACCCGGGCGCAGGCCGCCGCCTTCCGCCAAGCCTACTTGGACCACGCATGAAGATCGTTCGCCTCACCACCTACCACGCCGCGCCGCGCTGGCTGTTCCTGAAGATCGAAACCGACGAAGGCATCACCGGCTGGGGCGAACCGGTGATCGAGGGCCGCGCGCGCAGCGTCGACGCCGCGGTGCACGAGTTGAGCGGCTATCTGATCGGCAAGGATCCGTCGCGCATCAACGACCTGTGGCAGCTGCTGTACCGCAGCGGCTTCTACCGCGGCGGGCCGATCCTGATGAGCGCCATCGCCGGCATCGACCAGGCGTTGTGGGACATCAAGGGCAAGGCGCTGGGCGTGCCGGTGTACGAACTGCTCGGCGGGCTGGTGCGCGACCGCATGAAGACCTACCGCTGGGTCGGCGGCGACCGCCCGTCGGCGACCATCGCGCAGATCCAGGGCTACCGCGAGCTGGGTTTCGACACCTTCAAGTTCAACGGCACCGAGGAGATGAAGCTGATCGACGGGCCGCGCGCGGTGGATGCGGCGCTGGCCAAGGTCGCGCAGATCCGCGAGGCGTTCGGCACCAGCATCGACTTCGGCATCGATTTCCACGGCCGCGTCGCCGCGCCGATGGCGCGCGTGCTGCTGCGCGAACTGGAGCCGTTCAAGCCGCTGTTCGTCGAGGAACCGGTGCTGCCGGAACTGGCCGAATACTATCCGCGCCTGGCCGCCTCCACGCCGATCCCGCTGGCGGCCGGCGAACGCATGTTCTCGCGCTTCGACTTCAAGCCGGTGCTGCAGGCCGGCGGCCTGTCGCTGCTGCAGCCGGACCTGTCGCATGCCGGCGGCATCACCGAATGCCTGAAGATCGCCAGCATGGCCGACGCCTACGACGTCGGCCTGGCCCCGCACTGCCCGCTCGGCCCGGTCGCGCTGGCCGCCTGCCTGCAGGTGGATTTCGTCTCGCACAACGCAGTGCTGCAGGAACAGAGCATCGGCATCCACTACAACGAAGGCGCCGACCTGCTCGACTACGTGATCAACAAGGAAGACTTCGCGTGCGACGATAGCGGCAGCATCGCCGCATTGCCCAAGCCCGGGCTCGGCGTGGAAATCGACGAGGAGCGCCTGCGCCATGCCAACGAAAATCCGCCCGACTGGCACAACCCGGTCTGGCGCCACGCCGACGGCAGCATCGCCGAATGGTGAGTGAGTCCATGCGCGCTGCGCCCTCGCCCGCACACACCGCCACGCTGGCGGTGGACAGCCGCTGCAGCCACGGCGAAGGCGTGGTCTGGTGCGAACGCCGGCAAGTGCTGTTCTGGGTCGACATCGACGGACGCCGGCTGTGGCGGCACGACCCGGCCAGCGGCGCCACCCGCCACTGGAGCCTGCCCGACCGTCCCGGCTGCCTGGGCCTGTTCGACGACGGCCGCCTGCTGCTGGCGCTGGCCAAGGGCGTGTACGCCGCCGATCCCGGCGCCAGTCCTGCCGAGGCGACCGAACTGCCGCTGCACAAGCTCGCCGACCTGGAGCCGGAGCGCGACGACACCCGCGCCAACGACGGCCGCGCCGACCGCCACGGCAACTTCGTGTTCGGCACCATGAGCGAACGCGCCGACCAGGCGCCGGTCGGCAGCTTCTACCAGTGGTCCGCGCGCCACGGCCTGCGCCGCCTGCCGCTGCCCGGCGTGGCGATCCCCAACGCGATCTGCTTCAGCGCCGACGGCCGCACCCTGTACTACTGCGACTCGGTGCGCCCGCAGATCCTGTGCTGCGACTACGACGCCGCCAACGCGCAGACCGGCAACAGCCGCGTGTTCGCCGAACTCGATCACCCCGGCGCCGAACCCGACGGCGCCATCGTCGATGCCGAAGGCCACCTGTGGAACGCGCAATGGCGCGCCTGGCGCGTGGTCCGCTACCGGCCCGACGGCAGCGTCGAACGCAGCGTCGCGCTGCCGGTCAAGCATCCCACCTGTCCCGCCCTGGGCGGCGCCGACGGCCGCACGCTGTACCTGAGCACCTCGCGGATGGACCACGCCGCCGACGAACTGGCGCGCACCCCGCAGGCCGGCGGCGTGTTCGTCGCCGCGGTCGGCATCGCCGGCCTGCCCGAAGGACGCATCGCCAGCGCATGATCGCCATCGATTGGGGCACCAGCAGCCTGCGCGGCTACCGGCTCGCCGCCGACGGCCGCGTCCTCGAGCAGCGCCGCAGCGACCAGGGCATCGGCGCCTGCCAGGGCCGCTTCGCCGCGACCCTGGCGGCGCTGATCGAGGGCTGGCCCGGCGACGTGGTGCTGTGCGGCATGATCGGCAGCCGCAACGGCTGGATCGAACTGCCTTACGCGCCCTGCCCGGCCGACGCCGACGCGCTGGCCGCGGCGATGCAGCCGCTGCAGGATCCGGCCCTGCCCGGGCGCACGCTGTGGTTCGTGCCCGGCGTGGCCAGCGGCGCCGAGGCGGTGCCGGACGTGATGCGCGGCGAGGAGACCCAACTGATCGGGCTGCTCGACGTCCTCGCGCAGGACGCGCAGGGCGCAGCCCGCCACAGCGTGTGCCTGCCCGGCACCCACAGCAAATGGGTCGATCTGGAACACGGCCGCATCGCCGCCCTGGCGACGATGATGACCGGCGAGCTGTACGCGCTGCTGCGCCAGCACAGCCTGCTGGCGCGCCTGATGGATGCCGACGATGCGCAGTTCGACGGCGCCGGCTTCGACGCCGGCCTGCAGCGCAGCGGCGAGCCCGGCGGCCTGCTGCACCACCTGTTCGGCGTGCGCAGCCTGGGCCTGTTCGAGCGGCTGAGCGCGGCGGCCGCGCCGTCCTACCTGTCCGGCCTGCTGATCGGCCACGAACTGCGCGCGCGCCTGCCGCTGGCGCCGAACGTGCACCTGATCGGCGGCAGCGGCCTGCTGAACCGCTACGCGCACGCGCTGCGCGCGCTGGGCAGCGCGGTCCACAGCCACCCGGAAGACCTCGCCGCACGCGGCCTGTACCGCCTGGCGCAACGCCGCGGCGGCATCGGCAACTGATCCCGGCACGCCCAGTCACCGCGCGCGGGCCTGCCGCAAGGCCGGCCGCGGCGCGGTGGGATCCGCGCCGGCAGCGTCTGCGCGCATTCTCCACGCGCCGGCGCCGACTGCTTTAGAATTGCGCGCTTAACCGCCGGATCGAACCATGCCTTTTGTCGTCACCGAAAACTGCATCAAGTGCAAATACACCGACTGCGTGGAAGTGTGTCCCGTGGATTGTTTCCACGCCGGCCCCAATTTCCTGGTGATCGATCCGGACGAGTGCATCGACTGCACCCTGTGCGAGCCGGAGTGCCCGGCCAATGCGATCTACCCCGAGGACGACGTGCCGGCCGGCCAGGAAGGCTTCGTCGCGCTCAACGCGGAACTGGCCAAGGCCTGGCCGGTACTGACCACGCGCCAGGAACCGCTGCCCGACGCCGCCGACTGGGACGGCAAGCCGAACAAGCTGCCGCTGCTGCTGAAGTAACGCATCCGACGCGTCGCCGCTGACCGCGCGGCCAAATCGCGAAGCCGATACCAAACGGGTCTTACCGCCTGTCGCCACCGAAGTTGAAGCGTTTCGAGCGATAAATTTTCAGTCGCGGACCCGGTGTGGGAGCGACTGAAGTCGCTCCCACAATCGACCCAGCCGGCGCCAGCAGATGCCTCCGCGGCTCCTGCTGCTCGCCCCAAAAACGAAACGGGCGCCCTGCGGCGCCCGTCTCCATCCGTCGCAACGGCCGGCGCGAACGCCGGCCGGCAACGCCGGCTCAATGGCCGAGCTTGGCCTTCAGCGCCGCGATCA includes these proteins:
- a CDS encoding 2-dehydro-3-deoxy-6-phosphogalactonate aldolase codes for the protein MSAVSPFQFPLIAILRGLTPDDALDHVGALAEAGYDAIEIPLNSPRWADSIGAAVQAFGQRCWIGGGTVLKIADVDVLADLGARFIVTPNTRPPVIRHAVARGLQVVAGFATATEAFDALDAGAQMLKLFPAASYGPGHLRALRAVLPPTLPLFVVGGVSTDTLRDYLAAGAIGAGIGGELYRPGQALAQTRAQAAAFRQAYLDHA
- the dgoD gene encoding galactonate dehydratase, giving the protein MKIVRLTTYHAAPRWLFLKIETDEGITGWGEPVIEGRARSVDAAVHELSGYLIGKDPSRINDLWQLLYRSGFYRGGPILMSAIAGIDQALWDIKGKALGVPVYELLGGLVRDRMKTYRWVGGDRPSATIAQIQGYRELGFDTFKFNGTEEMKLIDGPRAVDAALAKVAQIREAFGTSIDFGIDFHGRVAAPMARVLLRELEPFKPLFVEEPVLPELAEYYPRLAASTPIPLAAGERMFSRFDFKPVLQAGGLSLLQPDLSHAGGITECLKIASMADAYDVGLAPHCPLGPVALAACLQVDFVSHNAVLQEQSIGIHYNEGADLLDYVINKEDFACDDSGSIAALPKPGLGVEIDEERLRHANENPPDWHNPVWRHADGSIAEW
- a CDS encoding SMP-30/gluconolactonase/LRE family protein, translating into MRAAPSPAHTATLAVDSRCSHGEGVVWCERRQVLFWVDIDGRRLWRHDPASGATRHWSLPDRPGCLGLFDDGRLLLALAKGVYAADPGASPAEATELPLHKLADLEPERDDTRANDGRADRHGNFVFGTMSERADQAPVGSFYQWSARHGLRRLPLPGVAIPNAICFSADGRTLYYCDSVRPQILCCDYDAANAQTGNSRVFAELDHPGAEPDGAIVDAEGHLWNAQWRAWRVVRYRPDGSVERSVALPVKHPTCPALGGADGRTLYLSTSRMDHAADELARTPQAGGVFVAAVGIAGLPEGRIASA
- a CDS encoding 2-dehydro-3-deoxygalactonokinase translates to MIAIDWGTSSLRGYRLAADGRVLEQRRSDQGIGACQGRFAATLAALIEGWPGDVVLCGMIGSRNGWIELPYAPCPADADALAAAMQPLQDPALPGRTLWFVPGVASGAEAVPDVMRGEETQLIGLLDVLAQDAQGAARHSVCLPGTHSKWVDLEHGRIAALATMMTGELYALLRQHSLLARLMDADDAQFDGAGFDAGLQRSGEPGGLLHHLFGVRSLGLFERLSAAAAPSYLSGLLIGHELRARLPLAPNVHLIGGSGLLNRYAHALRALGSAVHSHPEDLAARGLYRLAQRRGGIGN
- a CDS encoding ferredoxin family protein, yielding MPFVVTENCIKCKYTDCVEVCPVDCFHAGPNFLVIDPDECIDCTLCEPECPANAIYPEDDVPAGQEGFVALNAELAKAWPVLTTRQEPLPDAADWDGKPNKLPLLLK